Within Kineothrix sp. MB12-C1, the genomic segment TCCATTGTATACGGTAGCATCTGTCTTAGCAGCGAGCAGCGAAGTGAAGCTATTAGCCCCGGAACCGTCGGTTAAGGGATTGCCGCCCAGGCAAAGAATCGTAGTCACGCCATCGTCCACCCTGCCTTCTAAGTTAGCAGCGCTTAAAGGAATGATAGTATCCAGTGCTTCAATATCGTAACCTTCCGCCAGATTATCCGGGTCATAATCAGACTTCGTCCCGATGTTCCATAAGATGAGCTTAATGATGGCAACAAGTGCGATAATGACGATAGCTCCAATGAGCATTATATGCAAATTGAGGCGGGATATTATGCTATTTTTAGCATTCTCTTTATTTGTTTTTTTCATAAAATACCTCCTTGAGACGTGTCTATTGTACGTAACTTGTTCAATACCCTCACAGTTACGAAAGCAAAGATTGCTTTGTGAAAATCCATTAAAATCACCTTTGGTGATGGGATTTTAACTTATCTTTCCACGTATTCTTACGGTCAGCGCAGTAAATGCGCAGACCTGCTGAATAGTGTCTATTGTACTATTATTTATTACAAAAAGCTATAAAAAATATAAGCGGGATAAAATTTTAAGATTTTATCCCGCTTATATTTTTTCTCCACATTAAATGGCTCAGCAACGCTGGCTATTTAACTCTTTGTACCATTTGCTGTACTTATACATACGGTATGTAGTGCTAAGGTTCTTTAATTGATCCTTATCGGCACATTTTTCTTTGAACTCATTTCTTTCAGCGATATCCATACTAACATACTCCATGTATGGGATACGCAGCTCGGTAATAGATTCTCCGCATTTCGGACATGTCATCTTGTGACCATTTAGCATGTGAACCCGATGACAAAGTTTGCAATAGTGCATGTACATCATGAAAATTCCCCTTCTCAAATACATAAATTATTGATCTCGTTTTTTATTTTGTCAGCAATAGCGAAAAAAGTCAATAACTTAATGTAGTAATTCATCGACAAAAGTTAAAAAAATATCAATTTTTTCATACAATTAACCAAAAATATGTAAATCTTAGAAAAGTATAGCTCGAAATGAGGGAATAAAAGGCAATAAATGTTGAAAAAACAGCTTTTCCATGGTAAGATATTGCCAAATACTCATTTGGGAAGGGTTCGCAGAAATAATGAAGAAGAAATGCGGTAGAAGTGGTGATTCTGTCACGAATAGCAGACTTGTAATCGATGAATTGGATTTGATAGATTTTGATATACCTGATAAGGAAAATTTCAGAAATATCAAAGAGTTAGACGGAGCTATTAAGCCGTCCGTAACTTCAAATAAAAAACAATCCGGGAAAAAGACTTCGTCAAAGAAGAAATCTACAGCGGGAAAAAATACTTCTGCGAAGAATGATATTTCGCTAAAGAAAAGTGCTGTGATAAAGAAAAGTTCCGGTAAGGCCAGGAAGATATCTCGGGATAGAAGGCGTAACGAAAGAAAGAGCGGGCTTTGGTATAAAATAAAACATATGGAGACGATGGACAGAGTGATCACTGCAGGCGGTGCTTTGATTATGGTATTTGCAATTGTGACTTGTTCGATGTATGCAAATGCGAAGGTGCTTCATAGTCAAGTCACTTCTTTTCAAGAGGTGGGGACTGGCATGGAAGGAATTGCGATAATCGGTGAGAGTGGGCTTCTTGCAGTGGCAGACGCACATGCGGCGAGGACAGCGGTTCAGGAAGAAGTGGCGGCGGCCGTTATGGAGTATGAAGAGAAGGAGCTGGAAGAAGCCGGGGCCGTAGAAGTGAAGATGCAGCTGAGTTCTATGCAGAAAGATTTAAAGATAAAATTTATCAATGAGAAGACCGGGAAGCTGGTAGCGAGCGTTCCTTTCGAAGTGAAGATTACGGATGCGAAGAAGAAAACTTATACCCTCAAAGATGAGGATAAAGATGGTGTTATTTACCAGACGGATATGGCTCCCGGTAATTGTATGGTATCGATGGAAAACATCGAAGCTGCGACAGGCTATTCCTTTTCCACACAGGGAATAGAGGTAGCGATTAAGGATAAGATCGAATATAAAAAGGTGGACGTTTCCGATGAAGTGAAGAAAGAATCGGATGTGAACGTGGCCATTGAGGATACGAAGATACAGGAGACGGTGATAGAGTCTGCGCTTACGGATACTGTTGCATGGGTAGAATCCACCAAGACCGCAGCAGATGGCAGCAGCGACAATACCGGATATGAAGAAGTATCTAAGGATAAGATTACAGATCCTATGACTTTGGTAAAAGCTACTGGATTCATGCGTTTTGCAGCGGTAAATGGGGAACCCCAGACGGAAAACCAGGAGGCAGGAACCGATGCAGCTACGGATACAACAATAGATACAACTACGGATACAACGGCAGATACAACAACGGATTCCGGAACCAATCCCCCGGTTGAGATAAAGGTAAGCTTGGATAAAGCGAGCCTTGCATTGAAGACAGGTGAAACGGCAGTTGTAACAGCGACGACCGATCCTTCCGGAAATACAGTGGAATGGGGAAGCAGTAATGCTGATATAGTTTCCGTGTCCGGAGGGACCGTTACTGCATTAAAGGTTGGGACTGCAGATATTACGGCTAAGACCGCTACCGGTCATATGGCGACCTGTACGGTAACCGTGACGGAGAAGGAGAAGCCATCCATAACAATTAGCGCCGCTTCCGGTAAAGTACTGACCGGTAAAACGCTAACGCTCAGCGTGGAGGTGAAGAATGTAAGTGACACGTCTGTCACATGGTCGTCCGATCATGATGCGGTGGCTGTGGTAGCTTCTGATGGTACGGTAACAGGTATCAGTGAAGGAACGGCAACGGTGAAAGCAGTGAGCAATGCGGACAACTCGGTGATGGCTACTTGCAATATCACAGTGAGAAATAATCCGGAAAATGATAAATCGACTAAATTAAAAGACAATGATGGCAATCAACTATTTATCAAAGATTCCGAAGGAAACTATAAAGAGGCGGTTTATTCCGATTATTTCACAGCGGGGAAATTCTATAAACAGGTAAAAGCTACGGAGAATAAAGAGTATAAATATACCGGTTGGCAGACCATAGATGGAAAGACCTATTATTTCGATGCGAACGGTAATAAAGTGACCGGAGAGCAAGTAATTCAGGGGGCAAAATATAATTTTGGCAGTGATGGAGTGCTTGCGGCTTCTTCTGGAAATATGGGAATTGATGTATCGAAATGGAATGGAAATATCGATTGGAATGCAGTGAAGAACTCCGGTGTATCCTATGTGATTATCCGCTGTGGCTACCGCGGATCTACGACGGGTGCTTTGATCGAGGATCCGAAGTTCCGTTCCAATATCCAGGGGGCGACTGCGGCTGGCCTGAAGGTAGGGGTATATTTCTTCACACAGGCAGTCAATGAAGTGGAGGCAGTGGAAGAGGCTTCTATGGTATTGAATTTAATTAGCGGCTATAAGATAGCGTATCCGGTGTTTTTGGATGTGGAGCCCAGCGGAGGCCGTGCGGATGGAATTAACAGGGATATGAGAACTGCAGTTTGTAAAGCATTCGCTCAGACGATTCAGAACTCCGGATATACGGCAGGAATCTATGCCAATAAGACATGGTTCACATCGTATATCAATACGGCCAGCCTGACAAATTATAAAATATGGTTGGCTCAGTATGCAGCAGCTCCCAGCTATACAGCGACGAAGTATGATCTGTGGCAGTATTCTTCCACAGGGTCTGTAGCAGGCATTAGCGGCAAAGTGGATTTGAACATTAGTTACCTGGGATATTAAAAGTGTATAAACGTAACTATTCAGTAGGTCTGCGCATTTACTGCGCGGATCGTAAGAATACATGGGAGAATAGGTGAAAATCCCATCACTGAAGGTGATTTTAATGGATTTTCACATGTAGCGGTGAGGGCACTGAACAGTTACATATAAACAAAAGATGAGACGAATTCAGAGATTATTAAGAGATACCAAGTTGCAAAACTGAAGAAAATAGGTTATATTATTCATAAATAAAATCGCGAAAGGCATAAAATATTATGAGGACTTATCTGGTAACAGGAGGAGCAGGTTTCATCGGCTCCAATTATATTCATTATATGTTCAAAAAGTACGGGGATGGTATACGAATTATCAATGTGGATGTACTCACTTATGCGGGTAATCCGGAGAATTTGAAAGAAGTGGAACGAAGAGACAATTATGAGTTCGTGAAAGCTGATATTTGTGATAAGGATGCCATTGCTAAGATATTTGCAGAGAATGATATCGACCGAGTGGTGCATTTCGCAGCAGAAAGCCACGTAGATAGAAGCATTCGCAATCCGGAAGTGTTCGTACAGACGAATGTACTTGGAACGGCTGTTATGTTGAACTGTGCGAAAAATGCATGGGAGCTTGAGGATGGTACTTTCAAACAGGATAAGAAGTTCCTGCATGTATCCACGGATGAAGTATATGGTTCCTTAGAGGAGGAAGGTGAATATTTCTACGAGACCACACCATATGATCCTCATAGTCCTTATTCCGCCAGCAAAGCAGGTTCCGATATGTTAGTGAGAGCTTATATGGATACCTATCGTTTCCCTGCTAATATTACGAACTGCTCGAATAACTATGGGCCTTATCAGTTCCCGGAGAAGTTAATTCCTTTGATTATCAATAATGCGTTGCAAGGTAAGACGTTGCCGGTATATGGAGACGGTAAGAATGTCAGAGACTGGTTGTACGTGGAAGACCATGCGAAGGCAATCGATATGGTACAGGAAAAGGGAAGACTGTTCGAAACTTACAATGTGGGCGGTCACAACGAAAAGCAGAACATTGAAATTATCAATATTATTATAGAGACGCTGCAGGAAATGCTTCCGGAAGGCGACGAAAGAAAGAAGTTAGTGAGTAAAGATTTAATTACTTATGTGGAAGATAGAAAAGGCCATGACAGAAGATATGCCATTGCCCCGGATAAGATTAGAGAAGAAATAGGCTGGGAGCCGGAGACGATGTTCAAAGAAGGTATTAAACTGACGATTCAGTGGTACTTCGAGAATGAGGATTGGATGAAGAACGTCACAAGCGGCGATTACCAGAAATACTATGCGGATATGTACAGCGGGGAATAAGCTGGAAGGATAAGAAAAATGAGAAATGGGAACGATTTGGATCGCTCCCATTTTACATGTAAAGAGTTTTATTTTACATTTTTCATTCTGAGTATTTTATGATATACTAAGAAATAGTATACGTTGAAATATTATAGCATTACAAAAAGAGATTTATGGAGGTTATCATGAAAGGAATTATTCTTGCAGGGGGAAGCGGAACGCGCCTTTATCCTCTGACGAAAGCAATTTCCAAACAGATTATGCCGGTATATGACAAACCGATGATTTATTATCCGTTATCGACGCTTATGTTGGCGGGAATCAGAGAGATCCTTATTATATCTACGCCTAGGGATGTTCCCGTTTTCGAAGAATTGTTCGGTACGGGTGAACAACTTGGACTTTCGATTTCCTATGCGGTTCAGGAGCAGCCGAGAGGGCTTGCGGATGCCTTTATTATCGGGGCAGATTTCATAGGAAGTGATAGCGTGGCTCTCGTGCTGGGAGACAACATCTTCTATGGTCAGAGTTTTTCTAAGGTGCTTCGTGAAGTAGCGGAGAGAGGAAGAGGAGCTACCATATTCGGTTATTATGTCCGTGATCCGAGAGAGTATGGCGTTGTTGAATTCGATGATAATGGAAAGGCCCTTTCCATCGAGGAAAAACCGGAGAACCCAAAGAGCAATTACGCGGTACCGGGTCTTTATTTTTATGATAATGACGTGGTAGACATTGCCCAAAATGTAAAACCTTCCGCAAGGGGAGAGATAGAAATAACAAGTATTAACAATGAATATCTGCGTAGGGGAACATTAATGGTGGAGACCTTAGGCAGAGGTTTTGCTTGGTTGGATACAGGCAATCATGATTCTTTGCTGGATGCGGCAGATTTCGTGTCCGCGTTTCAGAAAAGACAGGGACTTTACATTTCCTGTATTGAAGAGATTGCTTATAAGAGAGGATTTATTACGAAGGAACAGCTTCTTAAGTTGGCAGAACCGTTGATGAAAACGGACTATGGAAAATATATGATAGAGGTTGCAAATGGACTCTAGTCTGAAGAGAATGACCATTTTTATGGTCGTGATAATGTTTGCGGTAGTAGCCGGTACGGTATTCTATGCGAACAAAGATTTATTTATGGGAAAAGAGAGCCAGGAGACATCGGCAGAAATTGTACAAGAAGAAGACCAGGCAGGGGAGGCTGCAGCCAGCCGGATTGGTTCGGACAGTCGCGCTTTTTTGGCAGATGAGACGTTCTTCAATCCGGATAAAAAGCCTTATTCAGCTATAGAAAAGGTAAATGAGAAGCATCTCTCCCTCCTTATGACTTCTGTGGAGAAGAATCTGCGCATTCAAGTGGTGGATAATGCGGGGAAGTTAGTGACGGGAGAGACATTCTGTGTGGTACTTAATAATGATAAAGAATATCTGGACGAGGATCAGGACGGCGTTATCTATATCGATCATCTGAGAGCGGGCAGATATGAAGTGATTCTGAAAGAAGTGGCAGGATATCGTGTACCGGAGGCACCATCCGTAATTGAAGTAAAACAGAGCGTGGAATATGTGGTAATTGATGATATTAGTCTGCTTATTTTTACGGAAGAGGATATTGATCCTACTTTGGAGGACCTGGAAGTGAACGGTGCTCTTGACGATGCGGATAACTCTGAAATTACGAAGATGCAGGCAAGTAATGCCAACGCTAAGGTGGGAATTGATGTTTCCAAATGGAATGGAGAAATCGATTGGGATAAGGTGAAGCAGGCAGGTGTGGAATATGCGATTATTCGTGTAGGCTACCGGGGGGCTACTACGGGAGCACTGATTGAGGATCCCTATTTTACGAAAAATATAAAGGGAGCTGCCAAGGCAGGAATTCCTGTCGGGGTTTATTTCTTCACCCAGGCATTGAATGCTGTGGAGGCCGTGGAAGAGGCCAGCATGGTCATTAATATGTGTAAAGAGTATAAGATTACCTATCCTGTGTTCATCGATACCGAAGGCGCCGGCGGTAACGGCCGGGCAGACGGATTGGATGTGGAGACAAGAACTCAGGTGTGTAAAGCTTTTGCGGCGACGGTGGAGAGTGCAGGGTATCGTGCGGGTGTGTACGGTGCTCGCAACTGGTTTAATGAGATGCTCGATATGAATGTGCTTAGAAACTATATTATCTGGCTGGCAGAATATCGTGATGTACCGGTTTATCAGGGGTATTATCATATGTGGCAATATACATCCAGTGGAAAAGTGGATGGTATTGAAGGGAAAGTAGATTTTAACTTGAGCTATTTGAAGATTGAACCGAATGCCTTAGACGAAGAAGAGATGAATAAAGCAGCCGCTTTAGCGGGCGATTCGGAGACTTCCGAAGATGCGTCGGCGGTGGATGGAGAAATCGTGGAGCCGAAGCCCATCGGCGCGGAAAATGCGGATTGGTAGACGATATAATTTAGAGAGCTAAAAGGAGTTTAAAATGGGAAAGATAACAGTAGAAACATGTGAAATAGAAGGTCTTAAAGTGATTACCCCTAAGGTATTCGGGGATGAAAGGGGATACTTCATGGAGACCTATCATTACGAGGAATTTAAGGAAGCAGGCATTGATCAGATATTCGTGCAGGATAATCAATCGGCATCGAAAAAGGGGGTGCTTCGCGGATTGCATTTTCAGAAGGAATTCCCTCAGGACAAGCTGGTAAGAGTGGTAAACGGTGAAGTCTTCGATGTGGCCGTGGACTTAAGAGAAGGAAGCGAGACCTTCGGAAAGTGGTTTGGCGTTGTACTATCTGCAGAGAATAAGAAACAATTTTTTATTCCTAAGAATTTTGCCCATGGTTTTCTTGTATTATCCGATTATGCGGAATTCGCTTACAAATGTACGGATTTCTACCATCCGAATGATGAGGGCGGGCTTCTTTATAACGATCCCGATATTGGGATAGAATGGCCTATTCCGGAAGGAATGGAGCTTATCATGTCCGAAAAAGATATGAACTGGGGCGGTATCGCAGAATTTAGGTAACAGTTCAGCCATCAGTACCGCGAAGCCCAAATTGCTTCTCTATGCAATTTTGTGTGTATTAATTGTTACTGTGAAGCTGAAGGCTGAACTGTAACGAATTTAGCGTAACTATTCAGTAGGTATGCGCATTTGCGGCGCTGATCGTAAGAATACATGGATAGGAATCTTCATATGAAAGCAGTAAAAAAAGAAAGCGATGTTAGAAGTGGTTTTAAAATGAATATAAAGCATATTCCCAAAAAGGCGGTGATGACCGCCTTCTATTTCCTTGCCTTCATTTTGGCAGGAATTATAGTGACACACCATAATCCATTGGCAGACCAGGGAACGGAGCTAATGAAAAAGGTAATGGCATGTATTCTTATCGTCTTTACCTGCGTGATATTCGGTATTTTTTACGATCGTCTCGTAGTATTGCCTAAGGAACTTTTGCAGAATAAGAAGCTGATCTGGAAGCTGGCAAAAAATGACTTTAAGAAGAGATATGCAGGCTCATATCTAGGTATGATATGGGCTTTTGTACAGCCAATCGTAACGGTTGTTATGTATTGGATCGTATTCGACCGCGTATTTAATACGAGAAGTCAGCTTGTGGCCGGAGGAATTGAAGTTCCATATGTGCTCTATCTTACGGCAGGTCTGGTACCGTGGTTTTACTTCTCGGAAGCGCTGACAAATGGAACGACGGCGCTGATGGAATACAATTATCTGGTAAAAAAGGTAGTATTTAAAATTAGTATTCTGCCTATTATCAAGGTGATAGCGGCTACCTTTATACATGCATTTTTTGTAGTGGTCTTATTACTTATTTCAATTGCTTACGGCTATTATCCGAGCATATATACATTACAAATTTTTTATTACAGCTTCTGCGAATTCGTGTTGGTGTTGGCTATTAGTTATACGACATGCGCGATTGTCGTTTTCTTCAGGGATTTACAACAAATTATCGGTATTGTTCTTCAAATTGGAATGTGGGCTACACCGATTTTATGGGATATTTCTATGTTGAGCGATAAGATGAAGCCTTTATTTAAGTTGAATCCGATGGTTTATATTGTGAACGGCTACCGAAGTGCAGTGTATGAGCAGGAATGGTTTTTTGAACATTTCTATTCTTCCACTTACTTCTGGATATTTACCATTACATTATTCTGTATCGGGTCCTTGATCTTCAAGAGATTGAAGGTCCATTTTGCGGATGTAATGTAATAACAGGATGATGGAGAAGCGGCGGAATGGAAGAAAGAAAAATAGCAATCCGGACAAAGGATTTGGAGAAAGTATATAAATTATATGAAAGGCCCTCAGATCGCATGAAAGAGGCCTTTGGCATCTCGAAAGCGAAGAAGTACAAAGAGCATCATGCGCTTGATAAAGTGGATATGACGGTGTACCAAGGGGAAACGGTAGGTATTATCGGAACCAAT encodes:
- a CDS encoding GH25 family lysozyme; translation: MKKKCGRSGDSVTNSRLVIDELDLIDFDIPDKENFRNIKELDGAIKPSVTSNKKQSGKKTSSKKKSTAGKNTSAKNDISLKKSAVIKKSSGKARKISRDRRRNERKSGLWYKIKHMETMDRVITAGGALIMVFAIVTCSMYANAKVLHSQVTSFQEVGTGMEGIAIIGESGLLAVADAHAARTAVQEEVAAAVMEYEEKELEEAGAVEVKMQLSSMQKDLKIKFINEKTGKLVASVPFEVKITDAKKKTYTLKDEDKDGVIYQTDMAPGNCMVSMENIEAATGYSFSTQGIEVAIKDKIEYKKVDVSDEVKKESDVNVAIEDTKIQETVIESALTDTVAWVESTKTAADGSSDNTGYEEVSKDKITDPMTLVKATGFMRFAAVNGEPQTENQEAGTDAATDTTIDTTTDTTADTTTDSGTNPPVEIKVSLDKASLALKTGETAVVTATTDPSGNTVEWGSSNADIVSVSGGTVTALKVGTADITAKTATGHMATCTVTVTEKEKPSITISAASGKVLTGKTLTLSVEVKNVSDTSVTWSSDHDAVAVVASDGTVTGISEGTATVKAVSNADNSVMATCNITVRNNPENDKSTKLKDNDGNQLFIKDSEGNYKEAVYSDYFTAGKFYKQVKATENKEYKYTGWQTIDGKTYYFDANGNKVTGEQVIQGAKYNFGSDGVLAASSGNMGIDVSKWNGNIDWNAVKNSGVSYVIIRCGYRGSTTGALIEDPKFRSNIQGATAAGLKVGVYFFTQAVNEVEAVEEASMVLNLISGYKIAYPVFLDVEPSGGRADGINRDMRTAVCKAFAQTIQNSGYTAGIYANKTWFTSYINTASLTNYKIWLAQYAAAPSYTATKYDLWQYSSTGSVAGISGKVDLNISYLGY
- the rfbB gene encoding dTDP-glucose 4,6-dehydratase, yielding MRTYLVTGGAGFIGSNYIHYMFKKYGDGIRIINVDVLTYAGNPENLKEVERRDNYEFVKADICDKDAIAKIFAENDIDRVVHFAAESHVDRSIRNPEVFVQTNVLGTAVMLNCAKNAWELEDGTFKQDKKFLHVSTDEVYGSLEEEGEYFYETTPYDPHSPYSASKAGSDMLVRAYMDTYRFPANITNCSNNYGPYQFPEKLIPLIINNALQGKTLPVYGDGKNVRDWLYVEDHAKAIDMVQEKGRLFETYNVGGHNEKQNIEIINIIIETLQEMLPEGDERKKLVSKDLITYVEDRKGHDRRYAIAPDKIREEIGWEPETMFKEGIKLTIQWYFENEDWMKNVTSGDYQKYYADMYSGE
- the rfbA gene encoding glucose-1-phosphate thymidylyltransferase RfbA, coding for MKGIILAGGSGTRLYPLTKAISKQIMPVYDKPMIYYPLSTLMLAGIREILIISTPRDVPVFEELFGTGEQLGLSISYAVQEQPRGLADAFIIGADFIGSDSVALVLGDNIFYGQSFSKVLREVAERGRGATIFGYYVRDPREYGVVEFDDNGKALSIEEKPENPKSNYAVPGLYFYDNDVVDIAQNVKPSARGEIEITSINNEYLRRGTLMVETLGRGFAWLDTGNHDSLLDAADFVSAFQKRQGLYISCIEEIAYKRGFITKEQLLKLAEPLMKTDYGKYMIEVANGL
- a CDS encoding glycoside hydrolase family 25 protein — translated: MDSSLKRMTIFMVVIMFAVVAGTVFYANKDLFMGKESQETSAEIVQEEDQAGEAAASRIGSDSRAFLADETFFNPDKKPYSAIEKVNEKHLSLLMTSVEKNLRIQVVDNAGKLVTGETFCVVLNNDKEYLDEDQDGVIYIDHLRAGRYEVILKEVAGYRVPEAPSVIEVKQSVEYVVIDDISLLIFTEEDIDPTLEDLEVNGALDDADNSEITKMQASNANAKVGIDVSKWNGEIDWDKVKQAGVEYAIIRVGYRGATTGALIEDPYFTKNIKGAAKAGIPVGVYFFTQALNAVEAVEEASMVINMCKEYKITYPVFIDTEGAGGNGRADGLDVETRTQVCKAFAATVESAGYRAGVYGARNWFNEMLDMNVLRNYIIWLAEYRDVPVYQGYYHMWQYTSSGKVDGIEGKVDFNLSYLKIEPNALDEEEMNKAAALAGDSETSEDASAVDGEIVEPKPIGAENADW
- the rfbC gene encoding dTDP-4-dehydrorhamnose 3,5-epimerase, with product MGKITVETCEIEGLKVITPKVFGDERGYFMETYHYEEFKEAGIDQIFVQDNQSASKKGVLRGLHFQKEFPQDKLVRVVNGEVFDVAVDLREGSETFGKWFGVVLSAENKKQFFIPKNFAHGFLVLSDYAEFAYKCTDFYHPNDEGGLLYNDPDIGIEWPIPEGMELIMSEKDMNWGGIAEFR
- a CDS encoding ABC transporter permease; translated protein: MKAVKKESDVRSGFKMNIKHIPKKAVMTAFYFLAFILAGIIVTHHNPLADQGTELMKKVMACILIVFTCVIFGIFYDRLVVLPKELLQNKKLIWKLAKNDFKKRYAGSYLGMIWAFVQPIVTVVMYWIVFDRVFNTRSQLVAGGIEVPYVLYLTAGLVPWFYFSEALTNGTTALMEYNYLVKKVVFKISILPIIKVIAATFIHAFFVVVLLLISIAYGYYPSIYTLQIFYYSFCEFVLVLAISYTTCAIVVFFRDLQQIIGIVLQIGMWATPILWDISMLSDKMKPLFKLNPMVYIVNGYRSAVYEQEWFFEHFYSSTYFWIFTITLFCIGSLIFKRLKVHFADVM